The Listeria sp. PSOL-1 genome includes a region encoding these proteins:
- a CDS encoding ATP-dependent RecD-like DNA helicase, translated as MEEQGSFQLFEQKNEELYMKGTVLSTIFHNAENLFSVVRIAVTDTNTDWQEKDIIVTGFFPKLLEQEVYQFFGIMQEHAKFGQQFKAEKFHKEMPKSKQAMINYLSGELFKGIGKKTAEAIVETIGEDAISRVLENPSLLSQVPKLPKKAAETLVETLRENQGLEHVMVGLNEYGFGPQLSMKIFQVYKQDALDILEKNPYRLIEDVKGVGFQRADELGRKLGIEGDHPMRLRAAIIYCLDVESLKQGDVYLEKDELLNYAKQLLEQSAPIQIENESIKRELAALQEEEKLIIENTRVYMPSLYFAENGLTHHLKRIMKQTEYAEEFPESEFLLALGELEERLGVTYGSSQKDALKDALMSPMLVLTGGPGTGKTTVIRGIVELYSELNGVSLDPHSYKGEEKMPILLAAPTGRAAKRMSESTGLPATTIHRLLGMNGQEALDDDAERTVDGRMLIVDEMSMVDTWLANQLFRALPNHMQVILVGDQDQLPSVGPGQVLKDILKAKIIPTVELTDIYRQKDGSSIIEMAHHIKGGFLPNNFAENSADRSFFHCHANQIADVVEQVVKNAREKGFRARDIQVLAPMYRGPAGINVLNRNLQEIFNPNESGKRKEIVFGDIKYRVHDKVLQLINQPEKNVFNGDIGEIVSLMYARENTEKQDMIVVKFDQTEVTYYRQEFNQLTHAYCCSIHKAQGSEFPIVIMPIVRSYYRMLRRDLLYTGVTRSKRFLILCGEEDAFRMGVERTAETSRKTTLYERLLSEEELEQMSNKKTLTEENISSIDPMIGMDGISPYQFME; from the coding sequence ATGGAAGAGCAAGGTTCGTTTCAGTTATTTGAACAAAAAAATGAAGAATTATATATGAAGGGAACAGTGCTTTCAACCATTTTTCATAACGCTGAGAACCTTTTTTCTGTAGTGAGAATTGCTGTTACAGATACCAATACAGACTGGCAAGAAAAAGATATTATCGTAACTGGTTTTTTCCCAAAACTCTTAGAACAAGAAGTTTACCAGTTTTTTGGAATCATGCAGGAGCATGCGAAGTTTGGCCAGCAATTTAAAGCCGAAAAATTTCATAAAGAAATGCCAAAATCAAAGCAAGCAATGATTAATTATTTATCAGGCGAGCTTTTTAAGGGGATTGGTAAAAAAACAGCGGAAGCCATTGTTGAAACCATTGGTGAAGACGCGATTAGTAGAGTACTTGAAAATCCTAGTTTGTTAAGTCAAGTCCCAAAACTCCCTAAAAAAGCTGCAGAAACACTTGTTGAAACATTACGAGAAAATCAAGGACTAGAACACGTGATGGTTGGTCTTAATGAATATGGCTTTGGACCACAACTTTCAATGAAAATTTTTCAAGTTTATAAACAAGATGCTTTAGATATACTCGAAAAAAACCCTTATCGCCTAATTGAAGATGTCAAAGGTGTCGGTTTCCAACGAGCGGACGAACTTGGACGAAAGCTTGGGATTGAAGGAGACCATCCTATGCGGTTACGTGCAGCGATTATTTATTGCTTGGATGTGGAGTCTTTAAAACAAGGTGATGTTTACTTGGAAAAGGACGAACTTCTAAACTATGCGAAACAACTCCTTGAACAAAGTGCACCAATTCAAATCGAAAACGAAAGCATCAAACGTGAACTTGCCGCACTTCAAGAAGAAGAAAAGCTAATCATTGAAAATACGCGTGTTTACATGCCATCCCTTTATTTTGCTGAAAATGGTTTAACCCATCATTTAAAAAGAATCATGAAGCAAACAGAATACGCGGAAGAGTTCCCTGAATCCGAATTCTTATTAGCTCTTGGTGAGCTTGAAGAACGTCTAGGTGTGACGTATGGCTCATCGCAAAAAGATGCCTTAAAAGATGCGCTTATGTCACCGATGCTTGTTTTAACTGGTGGACCTGGAACGGGGAAAACGACAGTGATTAGAGGCATCGTTGAACTTTATAGCGAGTTAAATGGGGTTAGCTTAGATCCACATTCCTATAAAGGCGAAGAAAAGATGCCAATCCTACTTGCTGCTCCAACTGGACGTGCAGCTAAGCGAATGAGTGAGTCAACAGGTCTTCCAGCAACTACCATTCATCGTTTGCTAGGTATGAATGGACAAGAAGCACTTGATGATGACGCTGAGCGCACTGTAGATGGACGAATGCTTATTGTTGATGAAATGTCAATGGTTGACACATGGCTTGCGAATCAGTTGTTCCGTGCTTTACCAAATCACATGCAAGTTATTTTAGTAGGAGACCAAGATCAGCTTCCTTCTGTTGGCCCTGGACAAGTGTTAAAAGATATCTTGAAGGCGAAAATCATTCCAACTGTTGAGTTAACTGATATTTATCGTCAAAAAGATGGTTCGTCTATCATCGAAATGGCGCATCACATTAAAGGTGGTTTTTTGCCTAATAATTTTGCTGAAAATAGCGCAGATCGTTCTTTTTTTCATTGTCATGCGAATCAGATTGCAGATGTTGTTGAACAAGTAGTTAAAAATGCCAGGGAGAAAGGTTTTCGTGCTAGAGATATCCAAGTCCTTGCACCGATGTATCGCGGACCAGCTGGTATTAATGTGTTAAATCGCAATTTGCAAGAAATTTTTAACCCAAATGAATCAGGAAAGCGAAAAGAAATCGTATTTGGCGACATTAAATATCGTGTGCATGATAAAGTCTTGCAATTAATAAATCAGCCAGAAAAAAATGTGTTCAATGGGGATATTGGTGAAATCGTTTCACTAATGTACGCACGTGAAAATACTGAAAAACAAGATATGATTGTCGTGAAGTTCGATCAAACCGAAGTCACCTATTACCGGCAAGAATTCAATCAATTGACACATGCTTATTGCTGCTCGATTCATAAAGCGCAAGGCAGTGAATTCCCGATTGTGATTATGCCAATTGTTCGTAGTTATTATCGCATGCTTAGGCGTGATTTGCTTTATACAGGAGTAACAAGGAGCAAGCGCTTTTTGATTTTATGCGGCGAGGAAGACGCTTTTCGAATGGGTGTCGAAAGAACAGCTGAAACAAGTCGTAAAACAACATTATATGAACGTTTGCTCAGTGAAGAAGAACTCGAACAAATGAGTAACAAGAAAACACTCACTGAAGAAAATATCTCCTCGATTGACCCAATGATTGGAATGGATGGGATTTCGCCTTATCAGTTTATGGAGTGA
- a CDS encoding IreB family regulatory phosphoprotein, translating into MDSKEQTMFYNFGDDSIEKNVKILMGTVYSALQEKGYNPVNQIVGYLLSGDPAYIPRHNDARNLIRRLERDEILEELVRSYLKNNEIGGK; encoded by the coding sequence ATGGACTCAAAAGAACAAACCATGTTTTATAATTTTGGGGATGATTCCATTGAAAAAAATGTCAAAATTTTGATGGGAACAGTGTATAGCGCGCTCCAAGAGAAAGGTTATAATCCCGTTAATCAGATTGTTGGTTATCTACTTTCAGGCGATCCAGCGTACATTCCTAGACATAATGATGCTCGGAATTTAATTCGTCGTTTAGAACGAGACGAGATTCTTGAAGAACTTGTTCGTTCCTACTTAAAAAACAATGAAATCGGTGGAAAATGA
- the mnmA gene encoding tRNA 2-thiouridine(34) synthase MnmA — protein sequence MTTDNSKTRVVVGMSGGVDSSVTAYLLKEQGYDVVGIFMKNWDDTDESGVCTATEDYEDVIRVANQIDIPYYAVNFEKEYWEKVFTYFLDEYKLGRTPNPDVMCNKEIKFKAFLEHAESLGADYVATGHYARVKEENGEIKLLRGLDQNKDQTYFLNQLSQSQLKKVMFPLGHMEKSEVRHIAMAANLATATKKDSTGICFIGERDFKKFLSEYLPAKPGKMKTFSGVEVGNHDGLMYYTIGQRHGLGIGGDGEPWFVAGKDLQENTLFVTQGFHHESLYSDALIATDLSFTSDLPKETCFSATAKFRYRQADVGVKVRLLENNQAEVVFDEPVRAVTPGQAVVFYQGEECLGGGTIDTVWKNKKKLDYVG from the coding sequence TTGACAACAGATAATAGCAAGACACGCGTTGTTGTGGGCATGTCTGGTGGCGTGGATTCCTCAGTTACTGCTTATTTATTGAAAGAACAAGGCTATGATGTCGTAGGTATTTTTATGAAAAACTGGGATGATACGGATGAATCTGGTGTATGTACTGCAACCGAAGATTACGAAGATGTGATTCGTGTAGCCAATCAAATTGATATCCCGTATTATGCTGTGAATTTTGAGAAAGAGTATTGGGAGAAAGTATTTACTTATTTCTTAGATGAATATAAATTAGGCAGAACACCAAATCCTGATGTCATGTGCAATAAGGAAATTAAATTCAAAGCATTTTTAGAACATGCGGAAAGTTTAGGGGCAGATTATGTAGCAACTGGTCATTATGCACGTGTTAAAGAAGAAAATGGCGAGATAAAGCTTTTGCGAGGACTGGATCAAAATAAAGATCAAACCTATTTTTTAAACCAACTTTCTCAAAGCCAATTAAAAAAAGTCATGTTTCCGCTTGGGCATATGGAAAAAAGCGAAGTAAGACATATCGCTATGGCTGCTAACTTAGCGACGGCAACAAAAAAAGATAGCACAGGGATTTGTTTCATTGGAGAACGTGATTTTAAAAAATTTCTCAGTGAGTATTTACCAGCAAAACCTGGTAAAATGAAAACTTTTTCTGGTGTAGAAGTTGGGAACCATGACGGGTTAATGTATTATACGATTGGTCAACGCCATGGGCTTGGTATTGGTGGAGACGGGGAACCATGGTTTGTTGCAGGTAAAGACTTACAAGAAAACACGTTATTCGTTACACAAGGTTTTCATCATGAAAGTTTATATTCTGATGCTTTAATAGCAACCGACCTATCATTTACATCGGATTTGCCAAAAGAAACCTGTTTTTCTGCCACAGCGAAGTTTCGTTATCGTCAAGCTGATGTTGGCGTAAAAGTTCGACTGCTTGAAAACAACCAGGCAGAAGTAGTATTTGATGAGCCAGTTCGTGCAGTGACACCTGGACAAGCGGTCGTTTTTTACCAAGGTGAAGAATGTCTCGGCGGTGGAACCATTGATACGGTATGGAAAAATAAGAAAAAATTAGATTATGTTGGCTGA
- a CDS encoding tetratricopeptide repeat protein — translation MDKNEQGIQLMQEGNLEEAVKMFTEVIEEHPNDPVGYINFGNVLLSLDDFERAELFFKRAIALDDHVPAAYYSLGNLYFELERFQEAAECFQNAVKDGLENGDVFFMLGMSFINLDKNALSLPYLLRSIELAPEDGEATFQYGIALAKEGVYEEAIAMLERTLTLKQEDADALYNLGAVYLTWQGDIVLAKTYFERALQSDSNHLLAQNAINAISDLESEEK, via the coding sequence ATGGATAAAAACGAGCAAGGTATTCAATTGATGCAAGAAGGTAATTTAGAAGAAGCTGTAAAAATGTTTACTGAAGTTATCGAAGAGCATCCTAATGACCCAGTTGGTTATATTAATTTTGGCAATGTGCTTTTATCGCTGGATGATTTTGAACGAGCTGAGCTATTTTTTAAGCGAGCGATCGCATTAGATGATCATGTTCCAGCAGCTTACTATAGTTTAGGTAATTTATATTTTGAACTTGAGCGTTTTCAAGAAGCCGCTGAATGTTTTCAAAATGCAGTGAAAGATGGACTGGAAAATGGGGACGTCTTCTTTATGCTTGGTATGAGTTTTATTAATTTGGATAAAAACGCGCTTTCGTTGCCGTATCTTTTAAGGAGCATAGAACTAGCCCCTGAAGACGGAGAGGCAACTTTTCAGTACGGAATTGCGCTTGCAAAAGAGGGCGTATATGAAGAAGCCATTGCGATGCTTGAAAGAACACTTACACTTAAGCAGGAAGATGCCGATGCTTTGTATAACCTTGGTGCAGTTTATCTAACCTGGCAAGGAGATATTGTTTTGGCCAAAACTTATTTTGAACGAGCCCTTCAGTCTGACAGCAATCATCTCTTAGCACAGAATGCAATCAATGCCATTTCTGATTTAGAATCAGAGGAAAAGTAA
- a CDS encoding cysteine desulfurase family protein has translation MENRIYLDHAATSPIHPEVIQEMLGCITNSYGNPSSIHSAGRSARKTLDSAREKLAELIHADEKEIVFTSGGTEGDNTAVIGTALKKADQGKHIITTQIEHPAVLKSCAYLETKGFEVTYLAVDDHGVIRLDEFKKALREDTILVSVMYGNNEVGSIQPIAEIGSLLEQHSATFHTDAVQAFGLIQIDVKQLGVDLLTTSSHKINGPRGVGLLYVKDGTELEFPFHGGEQERKRRPGTENLAGICGFKKAAEIMTLERLEKIDDYNEYKKCMIQKFEDAGLNFEINGALKTTLPHIFSIRFHGVSVEQLLMNLDMEGIFVSSGSACTAGTVDPSHVLTALFGENAPAVKETVRISFGLGNTFDEIEEVAEKMITIVKRLAK, from the coding sequence TTGGAAAATAGAATTTATTTAGATCATGCAGCAACAAGCCCGATTCATCCAGAGGTTATTCAAGAAATGCTAGGTTGTATTACAAATAGTTACGGTAATCCTTCAAGTATCCATTCGGCTGGAAGAAGCGCGAGAAAAACGTTAGATTCAGCAAGAGAGAAATTAGCCGAACTCATTCATGCAGATGAAAAAGAAATTGTTTTTACAAGTGGCGGCACAGAAGGCGATAATACAGCAGTCATTGGAACTGCACTAAAAAAAGCAGATCAAGGCAAACATATCATCACAACACAAATTGAACATCCTGCTGTACTTAAATCCTGTGCGTATCTTGAGACAAAAGGCTTTGAAGTGACTTATCTTGCAGTAGATGACCATGGTGTTATTCGCTTGGATGAGTTTAAAAAAGCGCTTCGGGAAGACACCATTTTAGTCAGTGTGATGTATGGGAATAATGAGGTTGGATCGATTCAACCGATTGCTGAAATTGGCAGCCTTTTAGAGCAGCATTCTGCGACTTTCCATACAGATGCAGTCCAAGCATTTGGTTTAATTCAAATCGATGTGAAGCAGCTTGGCGTTGATCTATTAACCACATCATCACATAAAATCAATGGCCCTCGTGGTGTTGGTCTCTTATATGTCAAAGATGGCACAGAGCTTGAATTTCCATTTCACGGTGGCGAACAAGAACGTAAGCGCCGCCCTGGAACCGAAAATTTAGCTGGCATCTGTGGATTTAAAAAAGCAGCAGAAATCATGACTTTAGAACGGCTAGAAAAAATAGATGACTACAATGAATATAAAAAATGTATGATCCAAAAATTTGAAGACGCTGGATTAAATTTTGAAATAAATGGTGCTTTGAAAACAACATTGCCACATATTTTTAGCATTCGTTTTCACGGGGTTTCTGTTGAGCAACTTCTAATGAACTTGGATATGGAGGGTATTTTTGTTTCAAGTGGCTCTGCTTGTACAGCGGGGACGGTTGATCCTTCGCATGTGCTCACGGCGTTATTTGGTGAAAATGCACCAGCTGTAAAAGAGACAGTTAGAATTAGTTTTGGCCTCGGCAATACATTCGATGAAATTGAAGAAGTCGCTGAGAAGATGATTACTATTGTTAAGCGGTTAGCAAAATGA
- the alaS gene encoding alanine--tRNA ligase yields the protein MKQLTSSEVRQMFLDFFKEKGHRIEPSAPLVPVNDPTLLWINSGVATMKKYFDGSVTPDNPRMANAQKSIRTNDIENVGKTARHHTFFEMLGNFSIGDYFKEGAIEWAWEFLTSAKWIGFDPEKLYVTVYPEDEEAKTIWREKIGLSEDHIVEIEDNFWDIGAGPSGPDSEIFYDRGPVFGDDPTDPELYPGGENERYLEIWNLVFSQFNHNPDGTYTPLPKQNIDTGMGLERMVSIIQNAPTNFETDLFMPIIRETEQISNEKYAVTPEKDVAFKVISDHIRTVAFAIGDGALPSNEGRGYVLRRLLRRAVRYAKILNINEPFMYKLVPIVGQIMNSFYPEVEKQAAFIQKVIRNEEERFHETLNEGLAILEEILEEAKTSGKTAISGTAIFKLYDTYGFPVELTEEYAIDHHLSVDHAGFEAEMEKQRARARSARADTKSMNVQGDLLGSLTDESVFVGYETLECTSEILYMIQENHLVEEAKASEEVQVIFKETPFYAESGGQVADHGIVQAETGFAFVSDVQKAPNKQNLHRLTVKEGSLKLGDTVKLTVDTKKRLATIKNHTATHLLHRALKDTLGEHVNQAGSLVAPDRLRFDFSHFGQISEEELNKMEQIVNEKIWEQLKVSITEMPINEAKELGAMALFGEKYGDIVRVVQIGDYSIELCGGVHVKNTAEIGLFKIQSETGIGAGTRRIEALTGEAAYQFMNEQEQLLKQAAKQLKTTSKEIPQKIETLQQDMKEVRRENDSLQAKLSHASSSDIFSNPVDVNGEKVIAKQVNAKDMAALRQFADNWKEKQIGGILVLGALQGEKVNLLAAVSKEAQEKGYHAGKLIKEVAIRCGGNGGGKPDLAQAGGKNPAELEQALAAVKEILAAQ from the coding sequence ATGAAACAATTAACAAGTAGTGAAGTCAGACAAATGTTTTTGGACTTCTTCAAAGAAAAAGGGCATCGAATTGAACCAAGCGCGCCCCTTGTACCTGTGAATGATCCAACGTTACTTTGGATTAACAGTGGTGTTGCCACGATGAAAAAATATTTTGATGGAAGTGTAACCCCAGATAATCCAAGAATGGCTAACGCACAAAAATCAATTCGAACAAATGATATCGAGAATGTAGGGAAAACAGCAAGACATCATACTTTTTTTGAAATGCTTGGCAATTTTTCGATTGGTGATTATTTTAAAGAAGGTGCGATTGAATGGGCGTGGGAATTTTTAACAAGCGCTAAATGGATCGGCTTTGATCCAGAAAAGTTATATGTAACAGTCTATCCAGAAGATGAAGAAGCGAAGACAATTTGGCGAGAAAAAATAGGTTTAAGCGAGGATCATATTGTCGAGATTGAAGATAATTTCTGGGACATTGGAGCAGGTCCAAGTGGTCCAGATAGCGAGATTTTCTACGATCGTGGACCTGTTTTTGGTGATGATCCAACCGATCCTGAACTTTATCCAGGTGGTGAAAATGAGCGTTACTTAGAAATCTGGAACTTAGTATTCTCTCAATTTAATCATAACCCAGATGGTACTTACACACCGTTACCAAAACAAAATATTGATACCGGGATGGGGCTTGAACGAATGGTTTCAATCATTCAAAACGCTCCGACAAATTTTGAAACAGATTTATTTATGCCAATTATTCGCGAAACAGAGCAAATTTCTAATGAAAAATATGCAGTAACGCCGGAAAAAGATGTCGCTTTTAAAGTGATTAGTGACCATATTCGGACCGTTGCTTTTGCTATAGGTGATGGAGCTTTACCATCTAATGAAGGCCGTGGTTATGTCCTTCGTCGTTTACTTCGTCGTGCGGTACGTTATGCTAAAATTTTAAATATCAATGAGCCATTTATGTATAAATTAGTTCCTATAGTTGGACAAATTATGAATAGTTTTTATCCAGAAGTGGAAAAACAAGCAGCATTCATTCAAAAAGTGATCCGGAACGAAGAAGAGCGCTTCCATGAGACATTAAATGAAGGTTTGGCTATTTTAGAAGAGATCCTTGAAGAAGCAAAAACAAGCGGCAAAACCGCAATTAGTGGTACAGCAATCTTTAAACTGTATGATACGTATGGTTTTCCAGTTGAACTCACTGAAGAGTATGCGATTGATCATCATTTAAGTGTGGACCATGCTGGCTTTGAAGCTGAGATGGAAAAACAACGCGCACGTGCGAGATCTGCTCGAGCAGATACAAAATCAATGAATGTACAAGGCGATTTGCTTGGAAGCCTTACAGATGAAAGTGTCTTTGTTGGCTATGAAACACTTGAATGTACGTCGGAAATTCTTTATATGATCCAAGAAAATCATTTAGTTGAAGAAGCCAAGGCTTCAGAAGAAGTGCAAGTGATTTTTAAAGAGACGCCATTTTATGCTGAAAGTGGTGGGCAAGTTGCAGATCATGGGATCGTTCAAGCAGAAACGGGGTTTGCTTTTGTTTCAGATGTTCAAAAAGCGCCTAATAAACAAAATTTGCATCGCTTGACGGTTAAAGAAGGCTCCCTCAAATTAGGAGACACAGTAAAATTAACGGTTGACACTAAAAAACGGTTAGCCACCATTAAAAATCATACAGCGACCCATTTACTTCATCGTGCTTTAAAAGATACATTAGGTGAACATGTTAATCAGGCTGGATCACTTGTTGCACCTGATCGCTTACGCTTTGATTTCTCGCATTTCGGTCAAATTAGCGAAGAAGAACTCAATAAAATGGAACAAATAGTCAATGAAAAGATTTGGGAACAACTAAAAGTTTCTATTACTGAGATGCCAATTAATGAAGCAAAAGAACTTGGTGCCATGGCTTTATTTGGTGAAAAGTATGGCGATATTGTTCGCGTCGTTCAAATTGGTGATTATAGCATCGAGCTTTGTGGTGGTGTTCATGTGAAAAACACCGCTGAGATTGGTTTGTTCAAAATCCAAAGTGAAACAGGTATAGGTGCTGGGACTCGCCGAATCGAAGCACTTACAGGAGAAGCAGCTTATCAATTTATGAATGAACAAGAACAACTTTTAAAACAGGCTGCAAAACAATTAAAGACAACCAGTAAAGAAATCCCACAAAAAATTGAAACATTACAACAAGACATGAAAGAAGTGCGTCGTGAAAATGATTCCTTACAAGCAAAACTTAGCCATGCATCGAGTTCAGATATCTTTAGCAATCCAGTAGATGTCAATGGCGAAAAAGTGATCGCAAAACAAGTAAATGCCAAAGATATGGCAGCACTTCGTCAGTTTGCTGATAACTGGAAAGAAAAGCAAATTGGCGGTATATTAGTATTAGGTGCGCTTCAAGGCGAAAAAGTTAATTTGCTTGCAGCTGTTTCAAAAGAAGCGCAGGAAAAAGGTTATCATGCTGGGAAATTGATTAAAGAAGTTGCTATAAGATGTGGTGGAAACGGTGGCGGGAAACCAGATCTAGCACAAGCAGGTGGTAAAAACCCAGCTGAACTTGAACAAGCGCTTGCAGCTGTCAAAGAGATTTTAGCAGCACAATAA